A genomic stretch from Hemibagrus wyckioides isolate EC202008001 linkage group LG20, SWU_Hwy_1.0, whole genome shotgun sequence includes:
- the rxfp3.2a gene encoding relaxin-3 receptor 1 → MQHNSSSTSSLPGLGLCGLGVDEGEDLWNRSTGTQRNLSLRCWLQLLSKEAMPELYGDTSSMALRVVIAMVYLVVCALGLVGNLLALYLLKSRHRLKQSSINCFVMSLAITDLQFVLTLPFWAVDTALDFRWPFGKVMCKIISSVTTMNMYASVFFLTAMSVARYCSLASSLRMHSPKMASAEVKWASVAIWLVSLLATLPHAVYSTTAQVSDDELCLVRFSDLGNWDPQLLLGLYQTQKVLLGFVIPLIIISVCYLLLLRFVLQRRVSGIPGSDSERGRHKRRSKVTRSVTIVVLSFFLCWLPNQALTLWGVLIKFDLVPFSKAFYNAQAYAFPITVCLAHTNSCLNPVLYCLIRQEYRASLKKLLLRATPSLRNLTNMMRRNKKVADAPSSLAVVQMDAGL, encoded by the coding sequence ATGCagcacaacagcagcagcacttCTTCACTGCCTGGGTTGGGACTTTGTGGACTCGGAGTAGATGAGGGTGAAGACCTGTGGAACCGGAGCACAGGGACTCAACGTAACCTCTCTCTCCGCTGCTGGCTCCAGCTGTTGTCCAAAGAAGCCATGCCAGAGCTGTATGGTGACACTTCAAGTATGGCGCTACGTGTGGTCATCGCCATGGTCTACCTGGTGGTGTGTGCTCTCGGACTGGTGGGCAACCTGCTGGCACTGTACCTGCTCAAATCACGGCACCGGCTCAAGCAATCTTCCATAAACTGTTTTGTCATGAGCTTGGCTATAACAGACCTGCAATTTGTCCTGACACTTCCCTTCTGGGCTGTGGACACAGCGTTGGACTTTCGCTGGCCATTTGGTAAGGTCATGTGCAAGATCATCAGTTCAGTCACGACCATGAATATGTATGCCAGCGTCTTCTTCCTGACAGCTATGAGTGTGGCGCGTTATTGTTCTCTGGCGTCGTCCTTGCGCATGCACAGCCCCAAGATGGCATCGGCTGAGGTGAAATGGGCAAGTGTGGCCATCTGGCTTGTGTCTCTGCTGGCGACGCTGCCTCATGCTGTCTACTCAACTACGGCGCAAGTGTCAGATGATGAACTTTGTCTTGTACGCTTCTCAGACCTGGGAAACTGGGATCCACAACTTTTGCTGGGTCTCTATCAGACGCAAAAAGTGCTCCTGGGTTTTGTCATTCCTCTGATTATTATCAGCGTCTGCTACCTGCTTCTGCTGCGCTTTGTGCTTCAGAGACGAGTCAGCGGGATCCCCGGCTCGGACAGTGAAAGGGGGAGGCACAAGCGGCGTTCCAAAGTCACCAGATCGGTCACTATTGTAGTCCTGTCATTCTTCCTGTGCTGGCTTCCCAACCAGGCGCTGACACTTTGGGGTGTCCTCATCAAGTTTGACTTGGTGCCATTTAGCAAGGCCTTCTACAATGCCCAGGCCTATGCTTTTCCCATTACTGTCTGCCTCGCACACACCAACAGCTGTCTCAATCCAGTGCTTTACTGCCTCATCCGGCAGGAGTATCGAGCCAGTCTCAAAAAGCTGCTTCTGAGAGCCACACCATCCTTACGCAACCTGACCAATATGATGCGCAGGAATAAGAAGGTCGCCGATGCTCCATCTAGCTTGGCTGTCGTACAGATGGATGCTGGGCTGTGA